The proteins below come from a single Papaver somniferum cultivar HN1 chromosome 11, ASM357369v1, whole genome shotgun sequence genomic window:
- the LOC113323298 gene encoding 40S ribosomal protein S21-like, translated as MMNEEGQNMDLYIPRKCSATNRIITAKDHASVQLNIGHLNENGVYIREFSTFALSGFVRAQGDADSAVDRLWQKKKVDVKH; from the exons ATGATGAACGAAGAAGGACAAAACATGGATCTCTACATCCCAAGGAAATG TTCTGCTACAAATAGAATTATTACTGCAAAAGACCATGCTTCAGTTCAGCTTAACATTGGTCATCTTAATGAGAATGGTGTTTATATTAGAGAGTTCTCCACTTTTGCCCTTAGTGGTTTCGTTCGTGCCCAG GGAGATGCTGACAGTGCAGTCGATCGGCTATGGCAGAAGAAGAAAGTTGATGTAAAACACTAG
- the LOC113324065 gene encoding uncharacterized protein LOC113324065: MKAEKETVTLDEGKESVVIVGRSKDEAGMKKVEKTEVTTHNPDTLRYIEKKMRDKGVQRMDRHPVDGRGLHKNPKSGHGGKYTWEGPRDLVDEELSMGQDVPAAIDEGDPNYVDEEIEEKIMRGDSDVVDPDMKGFVVGEVDVAKTANDAHGGVSWVDVQPELNV, translated from the coding sequence ATGAAGGCTGAGAAGGAAACGGTGACACTTGATGAAGGAAAAGAAAGTGTGGTAATCGTAGGAAGAAGCAAAGATGAAGCTGGAATGAAGAAAGTGGAGAAGACAGAAGTAACCACACATAATCCAGATACCTTAAGGTACATAGAGAAGAAAATGAGGGATAAAGGTGTACAAAGAATGGATAGACATCCGGTGGATGGAAGAGGActacacaaaaaccccaaatctgGTCATGGTGGTAAGTATACATGGGAAGGTCCTCGTGATTTGGTAGATGAAGAATTGTCAATGGGTCAAGATGTACCAGCAGCTATCGATGAAGGTGATCCAAATTATGTTGATGAAGAGATTGAAGAGAAGATTATGAGAGGTGATAGTGATGTTGTTGATCCTGATATGAAAGGATTTGTTGTAGGTGAAGTTGATGTTGCTAAGACCGCTAATGATGCTCATGGTGGTGTTTCCTGGGTCGATGTGCAACCTGAACTTAACGTCTGA